One Thiocapsa sp. genomic window carries:
- a CDS encoding transposase, whose protein sequence is MRYRRSQQSGGSFFFTLVTYERQPILTRPDHIDRLRAAFKREIEKYPFALDAIVILPDHLHALWHLPEGDRDFSGRWSRIKRYFSIGCVGATAEQSDSRRQKRERMVWQRRFWEHTIRDEEDWRRHIDYIHFNPVKHGYARSAGEWPYSSFQRCVQKGWYAPDWGRIEPTEIQGFNFE, encoded by the coding sequence ATGCGGTATCGCAGATCGCAACAATCCGGCGGGAGCTTCTTCTTTACACTCGTGACCTATGAGCGTCAGCCCATTCTGACTCGACCTGACCATATCGATCGCCTGCGAGCGGCGTTCAAACGCGAGATCGAGAAGTATCCATTCGCTTTGGATGCGATCGTGATTCTGCCGGACCACCTGCATGCCCTATGGCATTTACCTGAAGGGGATCGGGATTTTTCGGGGCGATGGAGCCGGATCAAGCGGTATTTTAGTATCGGCTGTGTTGGGGCAACCGCTGAACAATCGGATTCAAGACGACAAAAACGGGAGCGGATGGTTTGGCAGCGACGATTTTGGGAACATACCATCCGCGACGAAGAAGACTGGCGGCGGCATATCGATTATATTCATTTCAATCCAGTGAAGCATGGTTATGCGCGGTCAGCAGGAGAATGGCCATATAGTTCGTTCCAGCGGTGCGTTCAAAAAGGATGGTATGCACCCGATTGGGGCAGGATCGAGCCAACCGAAATCCAGGGGTTTAACTTTGAATAA
- a CDS encoding DUF3368 domain-containing protein: MLIERAVINAGPLVALSLIGRLDLLDALFPEFWIPDIVFQEVVVAGVGRPGSLSLAEARWRERVCSAPEPDPLLVVELDPGEASVIALARHLSPCMAIIDEKRGRRIARHVYGLALKGTAGLLVEAKHQGLIDDVRTSLMELKVAGYFLSDAVIERACAAVRHP, encoded by the coding sequence ATGCTTATCGAACGCGCTGTCATCAACGCCGGGCCCTTGGTTGCGCTGTCGCTGATCGGGCGGCTCGATCTGTTGGACGCCTTGTTTCCCGAGTTTTGGATTCCGGATATCGTCTTTCAGGAGGTCGTCGTGGCCGGCGTCGGGCGACCCGGGAGCCTAAGCCTTGCCGAAGCACGCTGGCGTGAGCGTGTGTGCTCGGCTCCCGAGCCGGACCCATTGCTGGTCGTCGAGCTTGATCCCGGCGAAGCGTCCGTGATCGCGTTGGCACGGCATCTCTCGCCGTGCATGGCGATCATCGACGAAAAGCGCGGACGCCGTATCGCACGCCATGTCTATGGTTTGGCGCTCAAGGGCACTGCTGGCTTGCTGGTCGAGGCAAAGCATCAGGGGCTGATCGATGATGTGCGCACATCCCTGATGGAGCTGAAAGTGGCTGGCTATTTTCTTTCCGACGCGGTTATTGAAAGAGCCTGCGCGGCGGTGCGGCATCCTTAG
- a CDS encoding DUF499 domain-containing protein, with the protein MLGLTLRDELKGRRLKGTAIELTNKNNTGATQVSARDFLRITYPSHDVLKTIEAAGPGQGLPVTLKGERGQGKSHLMAALYHALTDEAAPRHWLNDWSHTLGDAKIGQIPLRPGMHVITESLHRQRYKFLWDVLFDNHPRGGYCRGKWEGLGDKKPEVPSDEILLELFEHTPTALILDEFQTWYDGLTNTKQFPWRSWAFNFIQILSEIAKEHPDQLLLVVSVRNGQTDAFQQIQRVNPVIVDFQGPTAKHDRLRLLLHRLFENRIQVDPTAIEALIDVHIREYFRLKTIAPADQAKVREEFLEAWPYAPHLMDLLEDQVLIATSAQGTRDLIRILADLHKRSGDKQPILTAADFRLDDETSGIAALLDSVANQHHAKLREKALRNLEAVKDAVSGASQNLPHHEAVISALWLRSLAEVNQAGADQATLQVDVTRGKAVDDNAFQVELGAIVENSFNIHEDGNRFIFREEENPRAKLIASARNDKLFQQGEDSAHLAKEIRYVLEGGGGVDLPYRVIVLPVAWKTDPWSTLDDSDTPAQWGNRIPILVLPESPPKPDATLGLWLRDHLQSNRNVVRFLIPRDGSTNLFLDRDLLVLSRCVYLAEQWKTQNTEYGKLQTKYQKELREILKARFDRFAIIANWSFQQPANCRFSIESHKAEGAKIPDAIDKAIRENLFIPEDFEELVLAAAPNNEPVGKLLRELKEPRPNSADCIPWLGETLIKERLIRICSKGKIAINLRGMEYLQARDDETEDAAFIRMRGKLGTGKHLDETHVLLPQNVPATGGGGSAAGSSATPAPNPGGGTPSGGSAGEPTGTTDSTSAAGGTGTGTGGQATISDIFADGAGYSAYSVPATSSLNLLGKVEAWGIGTGTQVRALKLKVENLTGAQLQELLRKLPDGMTYGLDLEREDSQ; encoded by the coding sequence ATGCTTGGCCTGACCTTACGCGACGAGCTCAAAGGCCGCCGCCTGAAAGGCACCGCCATTGAGCTGACGAACAAGAACAACACCGGCGCCACCCAGGTTTCTGCGCGGGACTTTCTGCGCATCACCTACCCGTCGCACGATGTGCTCAAGACGATCGAGGCCGCGGGACCGGGTCAGGGCCTACCGGTTACCCTCAAGGGCGAACGGGGCCAAGGCAAATCCCACCTGATGGCGGCGCTCTATCACGCCCTGACCGACGAAGCCGCCCCCCGGCACTGGCTGAACGACTGGTCTCACACCTTGGGCGACGCCAAGATCGGCCAAATCCCCTTGCGCCCCGGCATGCATGTCATCACCGAGAGCCTGCACCGCCAGCGCTACAAATTCCTGTGGGACGTCCTGTTCGACAACCATCCGCGCGGCGGCTACTGCCGGGGCAAATGGGAAGGGCTGGGCGACAAGAAACCCGAGGTCCCCAGCGACGAGATCCTGCTGGAGCTATTCGAGCACACCCCGACGGCCCTGATCCTCGACGAATTTCAGACCTGGTACGACGGACTCACCAACACCAAGCAGTTTCCGTGGCGGAGCTGGGCCTTCAATTTCATCCAGATCCTGTCCGAGATCGCCAAGGAGCACCCCGACCAACTCCTGCTGGTCGTGTCCGTGCGCAACGGCCAGACCGACGCCTTCCAGCAGATCCAGCGCGTCAACCCGGTCATCGTCGATTTCCAAGGGCCGACCGCCAAGCACGACCGCCTTCGCTTACTGCTGCACCGCCTGTTCGAGAACCGGATTCAGGTCGACCCGACCGCAATCGAGGCATTGATCGACGTCCACATTCGCGAATACTTCCGCCTCAAGACGATCGCCCCGGCGGACCAGGCCAAGGTGCGCGAGGAATTTCTGGAGGCATGGCCCTATGCCCCGCACCTGATGGACCTGTTGGAAGACCAGGTCCTGATCGCCACCAGCGCCCAGGGCACGCGCGACCTGATCCGCATCCTGGCTGATCTGCATAAACGCTCGGGCGACAAGCAACCCATCCTCACGGCCGCCGATTTTCGGCTCGACGACGAAACCAGCGGCATCGCCGCCTTACTCGATTCGGTCGCCAACCAGCACCACGCCAAGCTCCGCGAGAAGGCACTGCGCAATCTGGAGGCCGTCAAGGACGCGGTGTCCGGCGCCAGCCAGAACCTGCCGCACCACGAAGCCGTGATCAGCGCCTTGTGGCTGCGCTCGCTGGCCGAGGTCAATCAGGCCGGGGCGGACCAGGCGACCTTGCAGGTCGATGTCACCCGCGGCAAGGCCGTCGACGACAACGCCTTTCAGGTGGAGCTGGGCGCCATCGTCGAGAACAGCTTCAACATCCATGAAGACGGCAACCGCTTCATCTTCCGCGAGGAAGAGAATCCCCGCGCCAAGCTGATCGCCAGCGCCCGGAACGACAAGCTCTTCCAGCAGGGCGAGGACAGCGCGCATCTGGCCAAAGAGATCCGCTATGTCCTGGAAGGCGGGGGCGGGGTCGACTTGCCTTACCGGGTCATCGTGTTGCCCGTAGCCTGGAAGACCGATCCCTGGTCGACGCTGGACGACAGCGACACCCCCGCCCAATGGGGCAACCGCATTCCGATCCTGGTGCTGCCGGAGTCCCCGCCCAAACCCGACGCGACGCTGGGCCTGTGGCTGCGCGACCATCTCCAATCCAATCGCAATGTCGTCCGCTTCCTGATTCCAAGGGACGGCTCGACCAACCTCTTTCTCGATCGCGACCTTCTGGTGCTGTCCCGCTGCGTCTACCTCGCCGAGCAGTGGAAGACGCAGAACACCGAGTACGGCAAGCTACAAACCAAGTATCAGAAGGAGCTGCGCGAGATCCTCAAGGCCCGCTTCGACCGCTTCGCCATCATCGCCAATTGGAGCTTTCAGCAGCCCGCCAACTGCCGCTTCTCCATCGAGAGCCACAAGGCCGAAGGGGCCAAGATCCCCGATGCCATCGACAAGGCAATCCGCGAGAACCTCTTTATCCCGGAGGATTTCGAGGAGCTCGTCCTGGCTGCCGCGCCCAACAACGAGCCGGTCGGCAAGCTCCTCCGTGAGCTGAAAGAGCCGCGTCCCAACAGCGCAGACTGCATCCCCTGGCTGGGCGAAACCCTGATTAAGGAACGTCTCATCCGCATCTGCTCCAAGGGCAAGATCGCCATCAACCTGCGCGGTATGGAATACCTCCAGGCACGCGACGACGAGACCGAAGACGCCGCCTTCATCCGCATGCGCGGCAAGCTCGGAACCGGCAAGCACCTGGACGAGACCCATGTTCTGCTGCCGCAGAATGTCCCCGCCACCGGCGGCGGAGGGTCGGCGGCCGGCTCTAGCGCAACGCCGGCACCAAACCCCGGGGGAGGGACCCCATCCGGCGGCAGTGCGGGCGAGCCAACCGGCACCACCGACTCGACGAGCGCGGCGGGCGGCACCGGCACGGGGACCGGCGGCCAGGCCACCATCAGCGACATCTTCGCCGACGGCGCCGGCTACAGCGCTTACTCCGTCCCGGCAACCTCCTCACTGAACCTGCTTGGCAAGGTCGAAGCATGGGGCATCGGCACCGGCACTCAGGTCCGCGCCCTGAAGCTCAAAGTGGAGAACTTGACCGGTGCGCAACTTCAGGAGCTGCTCAGGAAACTGCCCGACGGCATGACCTACGGCCTGGATCTGGAACGTGAGGACAGCCAATGA
- a CDS encoding HD domain-containing phosphohydrolase, protein MTMEPCRQGTDAALLPTPPGAGPLATILIVDDTPQNLSILGELLQPLYRVRVANSGERALRAATSPPAPSLILLDVMMPGIDGYEVLKRLRADAGTRDIPVIFITAMDAAENEEFGLSLGAVDYITKPINPAIVLARVKTQIELKTARDRLADENTWLETEVARRMHDNLLIQDLSIHALANLAEARDNETGQHIIRTQIYVEILANHLATHERFQAALAGPRLELTVKAAPLHDLGKVGIPDAILLKPGPLSAEEMEIMKTHPVIGGAAIEKAMAQAVKGMGDREAEQARDAFAFLQIASEIALGHHEKWDGSGYPAGLAGDAIPVSARLMALADVFDALMSRRIYKLPMDLATTTRLILDGRGSHFDPAVVDAFLACRAHFAEIAARYPDEELAAE, encoded by the coding sequence ATGACCATGGAACCTTGCCGTCAAGGAACCGACGCGGCGCTCTTGCCGACCCCGCCCGGCGCCGGGCCTTTAGCCACCATCCTGATCGTTGACGATACGCCGCAAAACCTCAGCATTCTTGGTGAGTTATTACAGCCGCTCTACCGGGTGCGCGTGGCCAACTCGGGCGAGCGGGCCCTGCGCGCGGCGACCTCGCCACCCGCGCCCAGCCTGATCCTGCTCGATGTGATGATGCCCGGCATCGACGGCTATGAAGTGCTGAAGCGGCTGCGCGCCGACGCCGGGACGCGGGACATCCCGGTGATCTTTATTACGGCGATGGACGCCGCCGAGAACGAGGAATTCGGACTGTCGCTCGGCGCGGTCGATTACATCACCAAGCCGATCAATCCCGCGATCGTCCTGGCGCGCGTCAAGACACAGATCGAGCTGAAGACTGCGCGCGATCGGCTGGCCGACGAGAACACCTGGCTGGAAACCGAGGTCGCGCGACGCATGCACGACAATCTCTTGATTCAGGATCTGAGCATCCATGCGCTGGCCAATCTGGCCGAGGCACGCGACAACGAAACCGGGCAGCACATCATCCGCACGCAGATCTACGTGGAGATCCTGGCCAATCATCTCGCCACGCACGAGCGCTTTCAGGCGGCACTTGCCGGGCCGCGCCTGGAGCTGACGGTCAAGGCGGCACCCCTGCACGATCTGGGCAAGGTCGGCATCCCGGATGCGATCCTGCTTAAACCGGGCCCCCTGAGCGCCGAGGAGATGGAGATCATGAAGACCCACCCGGTCATCGGCGGCGCCGCGATCGAGAAGGCGATGGCGCAGGCCGTCAAGGGCATGGGCGACCGGGAAGCAGAGCAAGCCCGGGATGCCTTTGCCTTCCTGCAGATCGCCAGTGAGATTGCCCTTGGCCACCACGAGAAATGGGATGGCTCGGGCTATCCCGCCGGTCTGGCAGGCGACGCCATTCCTGTCTCGGCCAGGCTGATGGCGCTCGCGGATGTCTTCGACGCCTTGATGAGCCGTCGGATCTACAAGCTCCCGATGGATCTGGCGACCACAACCCGGCTCATCCTTGACGGGCGCGGCAGCCATTTCGACCCGGCGGTCGTCGATGCCTTCCTGGCCTGCCGCGCTCATTTTGCCGAGATCGCGGCGCGTTACCCGGATGAGGAGCTCGCGGCCGAGTAG
- a CDS encoding type II toxin-antitoxin system Phd/YefM family antitoxin codes for MKTVLAEVAVSVSELKRHYASILREADDHPVAVFNRNQPEAYLLSADFYERLMTQLEDLEDAARVRERADGPFVDVSLDDL; via the coding sequence ATGAAGACTGTCCTCGCCGAGGTCGCAGTGAGCGTCAGCGAGCTCAAACGTCACTATGCCAGCATCCTCCGGGAGGCGGACGACCACCCGGTCGCCGTGTTCAACCGCAATCAACCGGAGGCTTATCTCTTGTCGGCGGATTTCTACGAGCGGCTGATGACTCAGCTCGAGGATCTCGAAGATGCCGCGCGCGTTCGTGAGCGCGCCGACGGTCCCTTTGTCGATGTCTCGCTCGATGACCTATAG
- a CDS encoding paraquat-inducible protein A, which yields MQTGRLVRQVLAVALLIGAGWLMVGLIGDLNRVKVLKTDLAEIHHVRYGLLDADLWVARIRQILEKRVDELDLTEASRAQVTQAVTQLLDTLIREIERNLAQRRPDPGGSWLDQLQGALQQGLQDLLLDVARLRDRVPEYADAFVEQLSVPGVKEQIKARLQVLLRDAVASSGAGTDRRPLEAVLVRYGCADVDACSRLIETEIGAVQPRIQQQLGAVIGLTALVFMVSLVGGAPRGQASGGTTDRLAPVLLFALVGATFLLLLGGLATPMIEVDARITALTFQLLGEPVVFTDQVLYFQTKSILDVMRILFESGQADMLLVAVLLTLFSVVFPALKLLATYAFYDDWNGSRGSGTVRFFALKSGKWSMADVMVVAIFMAYIGFDALVANQLGSLRGASDAVAVLTTNGTSLEPGFYLFLGFVLAGLVLSGALENRLDR from the coding sequence ATGCAGACCGGGCGCCTTGTTCGACAGGTCCTCGCCGTCGCGCTGCTGATCGGCGCCGGCTGGTTGATGGTCGGCCTGATCGGCGATCTGAACCGCGTGAAGGTCCTGAAGACGGATCTCGCCGAGATCCACCATGTTCGCTACGGGCTGCTGGATGCCGACCTCTGGGTCGCGCGGATCAGGCAGATCCTGGAAAAACGGGTCGACGAGCTGGATCTCACCGAGGCCAGTCGGGCACAGGTGACGCAGGCCGTGACCCAGTTGCTGGACACCCTGATCCGCGAGATCGAGCGCAATCTCGCTCAGCGGCGTCCGGACCCGGGGGGAAGCTGGCTCGACCAGCTCCAGGGCGCACTGCAGCAGGGTTTGCAGGATCTGCTGCTGGATGTCGCGCGTCTGCGCGATCGGGTGCCCGAGTATGCCGATGCCTTCGTCGAGCAACTTTCCGTGCCCGGAGTGAAGGAGCAGATCAAGGCGCGGTTGCAGGTGCTGCTTCGCGATGCGGTGGCCTCGAGCGGCGCGGGGACCGATCGACGCCCGTTGGAGGCCGTCTTGGTGCGTTATGGCTGTGCGGATGTCGATGCCTGCTCGCGCCTGATCGAGACCGAGATCGGTGCGGTCCAGCCGCGGATCCAGCAACAGCTCGGGGCCGTGATCGGGCTGACGGCCTTGGTCTTCATGGTCTCGCTCGTCGGCGGTGCACCGCGGGGGCAAGCGTCGGGCGGGACGACTGATCGGCTCGCCCCCGTCCTGCTGTTTGCACTCGTCGGCGCGACCTTCCTCCTGCTCCTCGGCGGACTCGCCACGCCCATGATCGAGGTCGATGCACGCATCACCGCCCTCACCTTTCAGCTCCTCGGCGAGCCGGTCGTCTTTACGGATCAGGTGCTCTATTTCCAGACCAAGAGCATCCTCGACGTGATGCGGATCCTGTTCGAGTCCGGCCAGGCCGACATGCTCCTGGTGGCCGTTCTTCTGACCCTCTTCAGCGTCGTCTTTCCCGCGCTCAAGCTCTTGGCGACCTATGCGTTTTACGACGACTGGAACGGCTCGCGCGGATCGGGGACGGTGCGATTCTTCGCGCTCAAATCCGGCAAGTGGTCGATGGCCGATGTCATGGTCGTCGCCATCTTTATGGCCTACATCGGCTTCGATGCACTGGTCGCCAATCAGCTCGGCAGCCTTCGGGGCGCGAGCGATGCGGTCGCCGTCTTGACCACCAACGGCACCTCCTTGGAGCCCGGCTTTTATCTCTTCCTCGGATTCGTCCTTGCCGGACTCGTCCTGTCCGGTGCTCTGGAAAACCGTCTCGACCGCTAA
- a CDS encoding type II toxin-antitoxin system Phd/YefM family antitoxin, which translates to MQVNMLEAKSQLSSLIVAAERGEEVLIARNGKPIARIVPYAPPRVKSPGAWKGLAPYSTEWRSPETDQAVERLFTGEDDAPAA; encoded by the coding sequence ATGCAAGTCAATATGTTGGAAGCCAAAAGCCAACTCTCCAGCCTAATCGTCGCGGCGGAACGCGGCGAAGAGGTGTTGATTGCGCGCAACGGCAAACCGATTGCCCGTATCGTTCCCTATGCGCCTCCCCGCGTGAAGTCGCCCGGCGCTTGGAAGGGGCTTGCGCCCTATTCCACCGAATGGCGATCGCCCGAGACGGATCAGGCGGTCGAGCGACTCTTCACCGGCGAAGACGATGCGCCTGCTGCTTGA
- a CDS encoding PAS domain S-box protein yields the protein MIFACTLLILMIVIAVVAVRPRRRSSPDDEAKQGTLTTLQTILEQVPVAIQLVDAQTARFIEVNPASANTLGYSREEMLEMTVEQSPNAVVITDLDARTTYVNDAFCRATGYSREEALGRNPSFIKSGKTPADTYAALWAALTTGKPWKGELINRAKDGRELAESATILPLRDPDGRIRHYVALKQDVTETKRMSEEIATYSAHLEQLVEERTLELQQATQAAEAASRAKSDFLANMSHEIRTPMNAIIGLTHLLKRDIQEPTQTERLAKVSVAAHHLLGIINDILDLSKIEAGRMQLERTDFELERIIENICSLMRERAAEKHLELIVDLQGLPPVLRGDGLRLGQILLNFLGNAVKFTESGSITLRGWTSGAVPGGLMARFEVRDTGVGLTPEQQGRLFQAFEQADTSTTRKYGGTGLGLAISRRLTELMGGRIGVESQLGHGSTFWVEIPFDPGRVGDTARGLAAPTRGKRALVVDDLPETFSGRPGYGQRRLPLGEAESQLRRRGHSRVLLVEDNQVNQDVAFELLESVGLEVDLAEDGQGALDKARAGHDDIILMDVQMPVMDGLTATRLIRALPAHGATAIVAMTANAFAEDRDACLAAGMNDHVVKPVDPESLYSALLRWLPSQRRRNRPEPRPS from the coding sequence GTGATCTTCGCCTGTACGCTGCTGATCCTGATGATCGTGATCGCCGTCGTCGCGGTCCGGCCCCGTCGTCGTTCCAGCCCGGATGACGAGGCCAAGCAAGGCACGCTGACAACGCTGCAGACGATCCTCGAGCAGGTCCCCGTCGCGATCCAATTGGTCGACGCCCAAACCGCGCGCTTCATCGAGGTCAATCCGGCCAGCGCCAACACACTCGGCTATAGCCGGGAAGAGATGCTGGAGATGACGGTCGAGCAGAGCCCGAATGCCGTGGTGATCACGGATCTGGACGCCAGGACCACCTATGTGAACGACGCCTTTTGCCGGGCGACCGGATACAGCCGCGAGGAGGCCCTTGGCAGGAACCCGAGCTTCATCAAATCGGGCAAGACACCGGCGGACACCTACGCGGCACTCTGGGCCGCGCTAACCACCGGAAAACCCTGGAAAGGTGAGCTCATCAATCGAGCCAAGGACGGACGCGAGCTGGCGGAGTCGGCCACGATCCTGCCGCTTCGCGACCCCGATGGCCGGATCCGGCACTATGTCGCACTCAAGCAGGACGTGACCGAAACCAAGCGCATGAGCGAGGAGATCGCCACCTATTCTGCGCATCTGGAGCAGTTGGTCGAGGAGCGCACGCTGGAGCTGCAACAGGCCACGCAGGCGGCAGAAGCCGCCAGCCGGGCCAAGAGCGACTTCCTCGCCAACATGAGCCACGAGATCCGCACGCCGATGAACGCCATCATCGGTCTGACTCACCTGCTCAAACGCGACATCCAAGAGCCAACGCAGACCGAGCGGCTCGCCAAGGTCTCGGTAGCGGCACACCATCTGCTCGGCATCATCAACGACATCCTCGACCTGTCGAAGATCGAGGCCGGCCGGATGCAACTGGAGCGGACCGATTTCGAGCTCGAGCGCATCATCGAGAACATCTGCAGCCTGATGCGTGAGCGGGCCGCCGAGAAGCACCTCGAATTGATCGTGGACCTGCAGGGTCTGCCACCGGTTCTGCGCGGCGACGGGTTGCGCCTTGGCCAGATCCTTTTGAACTTCCTCGGCAACGCGGTGAAGTTCACCGAATCGGGAAGCATCACGCTGCGCGGTTGGACCAGCGGTGCCGTGCCGGGTGGACTGATGGCACGCTTCGAGGTCCGTGATACCGGGGTTGGCCTGACCCCCGAGCAACAAGGCCGACTTTTCCAGGCGTTCGAGCAGGCCGATACCTCCACCACCCGAAAGTACGGCGGCACCGGCCTTGGTCTGGCCATCTCGCGGCGCCTGACCGAGCTGATGGGCGGACGCATCGGCGTGGAGAGTCAGCTCGGGCACGGCAGCACCTTCTGGGTCGAGATCCCCTTCGATCCAGGTCGTGTCGGCGATACGGCACGCGGCCTCGCGGCACCGACCCGCGGCAAGCGTGCACTCGTGGTCGACGATCTACCCGAGACATTCTCCGGTCGGCCGGGGTACGGCCAGCGGCGACTGCCGCTCGGCGAAGCGGAGAGCCAGCTCCGCCGACGCGGGCACAGCCGAGTCCTGCTGGTCGAGGACAATCAGGTCAATCAGGATGTTGCGTTCGAGCTACTGGAATCGGTTGGGCTTGAGGTCGACTTGGCCGAGGATGGTCAAGGCGCCCTGGACAAGGCACGCGCGGGCCATGACGACATCATTCTGATGGATGTGCAGATGCCCGTCATGGATGGACTGACGGCCACGCGCCTGATTCGCGCCTTACCGGCGCATGGCGCCACCGCGATCGTCGCCATGACCGCCAATGCGTTCGCCGAGGACCGCGATGCCTGCCTCGCGGCGGGCATGAACGACCACGTCGTCAAACCGGTCGATCCCGAGTCGCTCTATTCGGCGTTGCTGCGCTGGCTGCCGTCGCAACGGCGCCGGAATCGTCCTGAGCCGAGACCATCATGA
- a CDS encoding DEAD/DEAH box helicase — protein MQTNFQAGQRVRHPEFGEGVVLAVASDGSVRVFFTGGERQVFAASLQLVTSRTEAIIAHVQGGAERLRHAWLHLEAHALPLMDNAAALTSAQIDLLPHQVVLTHQVATAAPRRFLVADEVGLGKTIETALILRELASRGELTRALMVVPAGLVNNWHRELNEVFNLDFEVFGTEGDVTDRKSNAFAKHDRLIASVDTLKRPARIKRLKEAPTWDLVVFDEAHHLSAYRNGRKVRKTENYKLAEALRDHARDLLLLSATPHQGDHFRFWMLIQLLDPTLFKSPEEMVEERHRLNAVVYRRTKADACTPDGAPLFTRRWVHTESFVMAPAETAFYGKLREYLLDGFDLAKQQGNQGRALGFVMTIFQKIAASIAMARRTRRRSTTWSSPTPLKAGSSCC, from the coding sequence ATGCAGACGAATTTCCAAGCCGGACAGCGCGTCCGCCATCCCGAATTCGGCGAAGGGGTGGTGCTGGCCGTCGCCTCCGACGGCTCTGTGCGGGTCTTCTTCACCGGCGGCGAGCGGCAGGTCTTCGCCGCGTCGCTCCAGCTCGTCACCAGTCGCACCGAGGCGATCATCGCGCATGTTCAGGGCGGCGCCGAGCGACTGCGTCATGCCTGGCTGCATCTGGAGGCCCACGCGCTGCCCTTGATGGACAACGCGGCGGCGCTGACCTCCGCGCAGATCGATCTGCTGCCGCATCAGGTCGTGTTGACGCATCAGGTCGCGACCGCCGCGCCCCGCCGCTTTCTGGTGGCGGACGAAGTCGGGCTCGGCAAGACGATCGAGACGGCGCTGATCCTACGTGAGCTGGCCAGTCGCGGCGAGCTGACGCGTGCCCTGATGGTCGTCCCCGCCGGCCTGGTCAACAACTGGCACCGCGAGCTGAACGAGGTCTTCAACCTGGATTTCGAGGTGTTCGGCACCGAGGGAGACGTCACCGACCGCAAGAGCAACGCCTTCGCCAAGCACGACCGGCTCATCGCCAGCGTCGACACCCTGAAGCGACCGGCGCGCATCAAACGGCTGAAGGAGGCGCCGACCTGGGATCTGGTGGTGTTCGACGAGGCGCACCATCTGTCCGCCTATCGCAACGGCCGCAAAGTCCGCAAGACCGAGAACTACAAACTCGCCGAGGCGCTGCGCGACCACGCGCGCGATCTGCTGCTGTTGTCCGCCACCCCCCACCAGGGCGATCACTTTCGCTTCTGGATGCTGATCCAGTTGCTCGATCCGACCCTGTTCAAGAGCCCCGAAGAGATGGTCGAGGAACGCCATCGGCTCAACGCGGTGGTCTACCGCCGCACCAAGGCCGATGCCTGCACGCCGGACGGCGCACCGCTCTTTACACGCCGCTGGGTCCATACCGAATCCTTTGTCATGGCCCCTGCCGAAACGGCCTTCTACGGCAAGCTGCGCGAGTATTTGCTCGATGGATTCGATCTTGCCAAGCAGCAGGGCAACCAGGGCCGGGCGCTGGGTTTCGTGATGACGATCTTCCAGAAGATCGCCGCATCCATCGCTATGGCCAGAAGGACACGGCGCAGGTCTACAACCTGGTCCTCTCCGACACCATTGAAGGCCGGATCTTCCTGCTGCTGA
- a CDS encoding type II toxin-antitoxin system VapC family toxin, protein MRLLLDTCILYDWMMDALADPETVALIQQTGAFVSAVAVWEMSIKHALGKMTLPSRRIVEDVEAQGFGWLNITPSHAQAVLDLPAHHKDPFDRLLIAQAQCEGMQILTYDRLFRDYLPETRLVRQ, encoded by the coding sequence ATGCGCCTGCTGCTTGATACCTGCATCCTGTACGACTGGATGATGGATGCTCTGGCCGATCCCGAGACGGTCGCGCTGATCCAGCAGACAGGGGCTTTTGTCAGCGCGGTCGCGGTCTGGGAGATGTCGATCAAGCACGCCTTGGGCAAGATGACACTCCCTTCGCGCCGAATCGTCGAGGATGTCGAAGCACAGGGATTCGGTTGGCTCAATATCACGCCGAGCCATGCTCAGGCCGTACTCGACCTCCCCGCGCATCACAAAGACCCCTTCGATCGTCTGCTGATCGCGCAGGCCCAATGCGAGGGGATGCAAATCCTCACCTATGATCGGCTGTTCCGCGACTACCTGCCGGAGACGCGGCTCGTGCGCCAGTAG
- a CDS encoding UPF0175 family protein, producing MNTLRLDLPLAGLPSPAELTDSFADEARFLLALKLFEQGRISSGKAAVLCGMGRVAFLLAAGRAGVPVVDLSGDDLDEEFA from the coding sequence ATGAACACCTTGAGACTGGATCTACCGCTGGCTGGGTTGCCCTCGCCGGCGGAATTGACGGACAGCTTTGCCGATGAGGCGCGTTTTCTGCTGGCGCTCAAATTGTTCGAGCAGGGGCGAATCTCCTCGGGCAAAGCCGCAGTGCTTTGCGGCATGGGGCGGGTCGCCTTTCTTCTGGCCGCAGGCCGCGCCGGGGTTCCGGTGGTCGATTTGAGCGGAGATGATCTGGACGAAGAGTTCGCGTGA